In the Juglans microcarpa x Juglans regia isolate MS1-56 chromosome 6D, Jm3101_v1.0, whole genome shotgun sequence genome, one interval contains:
- the LOC121234610 gene encoding uncharacterized protein LOC121234610 encodes MDQPWLVLGDFNVIRRDSESVGGNPRPLISMLEFNDCIDHCGLLETSSSGQNMSWCNGHGGASRSWAKLDRVLMNNAFASLFPSVHFNYLSRKSYDHCMMVVFSDHLATSYGLSPFRFLNMWCLHDGFLMCVKEAWNKQDVASGLLKLSIRLKRAKLALRAWNKNVFGKVDVNIRALEERLDFLENQLQSDFSEELEDDFVATKTEIEIWEKREASRLGQIAKKKWLTEGIKTRSFFIRLLTKGDIIKEDVVEAARDFFRGAPLSRFYSSSFIVLIPKVPEPSGFDKFHPISLCSVAYKIFSKIIVNRLNSILDSLVSHEQGAFISRRSIFENITLAQKMSARGLRQGDPLSPYLFILMEEVLTRLLRKHFEEGQIGKFSHPIGAPLVSHLLYADDILIFANGGKRSIKNLMHTPDIYERRSSQQISRDKSALFLSKLISTSRKRSLLSLTGFKEGKFPVTYLGVPLFAFRILSSNNLWSDFFRAKYLRHGHFSTYKARPIDSRFWRSIVKMLPKVMDNVNVLVRGGNASFWFDRWLASGPLSIHVEDVINNGLRLQDCWSNNLWDEDFLRELVSEEVVEEILQMPINDTRGPDLFVWKPSTNGRFSTRTAWEVVRKRGQELPWHDWFWHQLLPKRISICLWKIWMECLPVDIQVQRKGVSLASACDCCDRR; translated from the exons ATGGATCAGCCTTGGTTAGttttgggtgattttaatgttattcGCAGGGATTCGGAAAGTGTTGGTGGGAATCCTCGGCCTCTTATTTCGATGTTAGAGTTTAACGACTGTATAGATCATTGTGGTCTGTTGGAGACATCTAGTTCTGGCCAGAACatgtcttggtgtaatgggcatggGGGAGCATCCAGAAGTTGGGCAAAACTTGATAGAGTGCTCATGAATAATGCTTTTGCCAGCCTCTTTCCTTCAGTTCACTTCAATTATTTGAGCCGTAAATCTTATGACCATTGTATGATGGTAGTGTTCTCAGATCATCTTGCTACTTCCTATGGCCTTTCTCCGTTTCGTTTTCTGAATATGTGGTGTTTACATGATGGGTTTTTAATGTGTGTGAAGGAAGCTTGGAATAAACAGGATGTGGCGTCTGGGCTTCTTAAGCTTTCTATTCGTCTGAAAAGAGCTAAGCTTGCGCTTCGTGCttggaataaaaatgtttttggaAAGGTGGATGTGAATATCCGTGCTCTGGAAGAGAGGTTAGATTTTCTGGAAAACCAGCTTCAATCTGATTTTTCTGAGGAGCTTGAGGATGATTTTGTGGCTACTAAGACCGAGATCGAAATATGGGAGAAAAGGGAAGCTTCTCGTCTAGGCCAAATTGCTAAAAAGAAATGGTTGACTGAGGGGATCAAAACTCGAAGTTTTTTCATTCGGTTATTAACCAAAGGC GATATTATCAAAGAAGATGTGGTGGAGGCTGCTAGAGATTTTTTCAGGGGTGCTCCTCTATCCAGGTTTTATTCTTCctcttttattgttcttattccGAAAGTGCCTGAGCCTTCCGGTTTTGATAAATTCCATCCTATTAGTTTGTGCTCTGTGGCTTATAAAATCTTTTCGAAGATTATTGTGAATCGTCTTAATTCTATTCTTGATAGTTTGGTCTCTCATGAACAAGGTGCATTTATTTCTAGgcgtagtatttttgagaatattactCTTGCTCAGAAGATG TCTGCCAGGGGTCTTCGTCAAGGGGATCCTCTCTCTCCTTATCTTTTCATCCTCATGGAAGAAGTGTTGACAAGGCTTCTCAGAAAACATTTTGAAGAAGGTCAGATTGGCAAATTTAGTCATCCTATTGGTGCTCCTTTGGTTTCTCATTTACTTTATGCTGATGACATCCTTATTTTTGCTAATGGGGGTAAGAGGTCTATTAAAAATCTGATGCATACTCCGGATATTTATGAGAGGCGGTCTAGTCAACAAATTAGCAGGGACAAATCTGCTCTTTTCCTATCTAAGTTGATCTCGACTTCAAGAAAGAGGAGTTTGTTGAGTCTCACGGGCTTTAAGGAAGGTAAGTTTCCTGTTACCTACTTGGGTGTGCCGTTG TTTGCCTTCCGTATTTTGTCTTCCAACAATCTTTGGTCTGATTTTTTTCGTGCCAAATACCTTCGTCATGGCCATTTTTCTACTTACAAGGCGAGGCCAATTGATTCTAGATTCTGGAGATCGATTGTTAAGATGCTGCCGAAAGTTATGGATAATGTGAATGTCCTTGTGCGTGGTGGTAATGCTTCCTTTTGGTTTGATAGATGGTTGGCTTCGGGTCCCCTTTCGATACATGTGGAAGATGTTATTAATAACGGATTGCGTCTTCAAGATTGTTGGTCCAATAATCTTTGGGATGAGGATTTTCTTAGGGAGCTGGTTAGTGAGGAGGTTGTTGAGGAAATTCTTCAGATGCCTATTAATGATACTCGTGGTCCGGATTTATTTGTGTGGAAACCTTCCACTAATGGCAGGTTTTCTACTCGTACAGCTTGGGAGGTGGTGAGAAAAAGAGGTCAGGAATTACCATGGCATGATTGGTTCTGGCACCAGCTTCTTCCTAAACGAATCTCTATATGCTTGTGGAAAATTTGGATGGAATGTCTGCCTGTGGACATTCAGGTTCAAAGGAAAGGTGTATCTCTGGCCTCTGCGTGTGATTGTTGTGATAGGAGGTGA